In Sphingomonas sp. PAMC26645, one DNA window encodes the following:
- a CDS encoding tryptophan halogenase family protein — protein sequence MSEHTIREVVIVGGGTAGWMAAAALSKFLGGGQGQGQPCIRLIESEEIGTVGVGEATIPTIATFNQMLGIDEDDFVAKTQGTFKLGIEFVDWRRIGERYFHPFGQFGHDIEGLNFHQFFLKLAQQGQCADIWHYAPCAVAAAAGRFARQSPDPRSPFGTLPYAFHFDAGLYARYLRSYAEARGVERIEGRIVDVGLRGEDGFVEALTLEGGRRIEGELFVDCSGFRGLLIEGALKTGYEDWRHWLPCDRAVAVPTANIGDPVPFTRATARSAGWQWRIPLQHRTGNGYVYSSAHISDEDAQATLLATVEGSPIADPRRLAFVTGRRKRFWNRNVVALGLSGGFLEPLESTSIHLIQTGIAKLLALFPDRRFLQVEAGEYDRLMGSAYDGVRDFIILHYHATTRDDSPFWNHVRTMTVPDSLRRKTELFQAKGRFFRYDDELFSLASWVAVMLGQGVTPEGYDPIVDGLDERKLVEAVERMRLGIRQTIAQMPSQSDYIRAHCAAI from the coding sequence ATGAGCGAACACACCATCCGCGAGGTCGTCATCGTCGGCGGCGGCACCGCCGGCTGGATGGCGGCGGCGGCGCTGTCCAAGTTCCTCGGTGGCGGCCAAGGACAGGGGCAGCCGTGTATTCGCCTGATCGAGAGCGAGGAAATCGGCACCGTCGGTGTCGGCGAGGCGACGATTCCGACAATCGCGACGTTCAATCAGATGCTGGGCATCGACGAGGATGACTTCGTCGCGAAGACGCAAGGCACGTTCAAGCTCGGCATCGAGTTCGTCGACTGGCGCAGGATCGGCGAACGCTATTTTCACCCCTTCGGCCAGTTCGGGCACGATATCGAAGGGCTGAACTTCCACCAGTTCTTCCTCAAGCTCGCCCAGCAGGGCCAGTGCGCCGACATTTGGCATTACGCGCCGTGCGCGGTGGCAGCGGCGGCGGGGCGGTTCGCGCGGCAATCGCCTGATCCGCGGTCGCCGTTCGGCACGTTGCCGTACGCGTTCCATTTCGACGCCGGGCTCTACGCGAGATATTTGCGCTCCTATGCCGAAGCGCGCGGCGTCGAGCGTATCGAGGGCCGGATCGTCGATGTCGGATTGCGCGGCGAAGACGGGTTCGTTGAGGCGCTCACGCTCGAGGGTGGACGTCGCATCGAAGGCGAGTTGTTCGTCGATTGCTCGGGGTTTCGCGGTCTCCTGATCGAAGGCGCGCTGAAGACCGGGTATGAGGATTGGCGCCATTGGCTGCCGTGCGACCGCGCCGTTGCGGTCCCCACGGCGAACATCGGCGACCCCGTGCCATTCACCCGCGCGACCGCCCGAAGCGCCGGCTGGCAGTGGCGCATTCCGCTGCAACACCGCACCGGCAACGGCTATGTCTATTCGAGCGCGCATATCTCCGACGAGGATGCGCAGGCGACGCTGCTCGCGACCGTCGAAGGATCGCCGATCGCTGATCCGCGACGTCTGGCGTTCGTCACGGGGCGGCGAAAGCGGTTCTGGAACCGCAACGTGGTCGCACTTGGCCTCTCCGGCGGCTTTCTCGAGCCGCTCGAATCGACCTCGATCCATTTGATCCAGACCGGGATCGCCAAGCTTCTCGCGCTGTTTCCGGATCGACGGTTTCTGCAGGTCGAGGCGGGCGAGTATGACCGCCTGATGGGCAGCGCATATGACGGCGTGCGCGACTTCATCATCCTGCATTATCACGCCACGACCAGGGACGATTCACCGTTCTGGAACCATGTACGGACGATGACCGTGCCGGACAGCCTGCGTCGAAAGACCGAACTGTTCCAGGCGAAGGGCCGCTTCTTCCGCTATGACGACGAACTGTTCTCGCTCGCGAGCTGGGTGGCGGTGATGTTGGGGCAGGGGGTTACGCCCGAAGGGTACGACCCGATCGTCGATGGGCTCGACGAACGAAAACTTGTGGAGGCGGTGGAGCGGATGCGGCTGGGTATCCGCCAGACGATCGCGCAGATGCCGTCGCAATCGGACTATATCCGCGCACACTGCGCCGCTATCTGA
- a CDS encoding TonB-dependent receptor codes for MHVIASRSAHLSFVRSLGIGVSALALTSGVQGFAQTVTQPTAPTTNSQDGGISRSTDPVVSGAAAPDAQTGTPATGQDPVAAQTDAATGDEIVVTGIRASLANSQGIKRDADTVVDAITAEDIGALPDRSVTEALQRVPGVSISRFAAGNDSDHFSVEGSGIVIRGLNYVRSEFNGRDSFSVNGGRALNFQDVSPELLGSVEVYKNMTADQIEGGIAGTVVLNTRKPFDSKEPVVYVSADMNYGDFSKKGSPSISGLASKNFDTSIGRFGVLVGGSYSQLFSRADGLQVTNYQARFNGSQDINGDGVNETDTLAGLAPGQVAYAPVGAGVRTQEFNRERIGAAGALQFESNDKSLLATLQFVRSDARQTWGERTVETVSDGIDRATAPRPGTNYTFGDDGLFETGTISLDRGYVPAGGQQRGMVTQLSNRGVKTRAVTNDFGGNVKWQATEKLSFNFDGQYVKSTTKQTDLSVYGSTFSDVALDLTGNTPDISFLAPNGANSQAYFADPANSYYRAAMDHFEDNKGHEWAFKADATYDFGDDSFLKKAKVGARYADRDQTVRYSLYNWGVLSEVWDGSGPVTFADTNSNGYGLFSFDNVFRGDGPSGLGANYINGNPASSYDAITAQAQAVNAIWRNQKGANSGGWTPAAQRAGVVAGTSFLPSEVYTNSEETKAAYARLDFGTQGNDLFGGLKVSGNVGLRYIQTTDKANGFFTFPTRNQIIGSAASVATFCGQPAQTSPFCGLTSAQQQDVLTFSNGTAINQTTRNRFDHFLPSFNLKVGITPNLISRFAYSKAISRPGFEQLQSTTLIAPTSGLSVFQLEGGSRNSNPFLKPVEANQFDLTAEWYFAKVGSLTAAAFYKDLSNVIVANVAQTRSITNKGITQNVLFVAPQNADSHSNVKGFEVAYQQTYDFLPGLLSGLGVQANYTFVDPSNIPQGRGAQATSPTTTIDVSRLPLEGLSRHTINGTLFYEKGPLSLRAAYNWRSRYLLTIRDEIAPFLPIYASAFGQLDGTILYSVNDNFKIGFQGVNLLDSTTKTESVVNAEGLRAPRSYFKNDRRFSLTTRLKF; via the coding sequence ATGCACGTCATTGCCTCGCGTAGCGCGCACCTATCTTTCGTCCGCTCGCTGGGTATCGGTGTGTCCGCATTGGCACTCACGTCCGGTGTGCAAGGCTTCGCGCAGACGGTGACGCAACCGACCGCGCCCACGACCAATTCCCAGGATGGCGGCATATCGCGGTCGACCGATCCCGTAGTGTCCGGCGCCGCCGCACCCGACGCGCAGACGGGGACGCCGGCTACGGGGCAGGATCCCGTTGCGGCCCAGACCGACGCAGCAACCGGTGACGAAATCGTCGTTACCGGCATCCGCGCCAGCCTGGCGAACTCGCAGGGTATCAAGCGCGATGCCGACACCGTCGTGGACGCGATCACTGCCGAAGATATCGGCGCCCTGCCGGACCGCTCGGTAACGGAGGCGCTCCAGCGCGTTCCCGGCGTCTCGATCAGCCGCTTCGCAGCCGGCAACGACTCCGATCACTTCTCGGTCGAGGGTTCCGGGATCGTCATTCGCGGACTGAACTACGTCCGCTCCGAATTCAACGGTCGCGACAGCTTCTCGGTCAATGGCGGCCGCGCGCTCAACTTCCAGGACGTCTCGCCCGAATTGCTCGGCTCGGTCGAAGTCTACAAGAACATGACCGCCGACCAGATCGAGGGCGGGATCGCCGGAACGGTCGTCCTCAACACGCGCAAGCCTTTCGATAGCAAGGAACCGGTCGTCTACGTGTCCGCGGACATGAACTACGGCGATTTTTCCAAGAAGGGCTCACCCTCCATCTCAGGCCTTGCGTCGAAGAACTTCGACACGAGCATTGGTCGGTTTGGCGTGCTCGTCGGCGGGTCGTATTCGCAGCTCTTCAGCCGCGCGGACGGCCTGCAGGTCACGAACTACCAGGCCCGCTTCAACGGTTCGCAGGACATCAACGGCGACGGGGTTAACGAAACCGACACCCTGGCAGGGCTTGCCCCGGGCCAGGTGGCGTACGCGCCAGTGGGCGCCGGCGTACGGACGCAGGAGTTCAACCGCGAGCGCATCGGTGCGGCAGGCGCGCTGCAGTTCGAATCGAACGACAAGTCGCTGCTCGCTACGCTGCAGTTCGTGCGCAGCGACGCACGCCAGACCTGGGGCGAGCGCACCGTGGAAACCGTGTCCGACGGCATCGACCGCGCCACCGCGCCGCGGCCGGGGACCAACTATACCTTTGGCGACGACGGCCTTTTCGAAACTGGTACGATTTCGCTCGACCGCGGTTACGTACCGGCCGGTGGACAGCAACGCGGCATGGTTACGCAGCTTTCGAATCGCGGCGTGAAGACGCGTGCAGTGACCAATGATTTTGGCGGCAACGTGAAGTGGCAGGCAACCGAAAAGCTGTCCTTCAACTTCGATGGCCAGTATGTAAAATCGACCACGAAGCAGACGGATCTTTCGGTCTATGGATCGACGTTCTCGGACGTCGCGCTCGACCTCACCGGCAATACGCCCGACATCAGCTTCCTCGCCCCTAACGGTGCCAACAGCCAGGCGTATTTCGCGGATCCGGCGAACAGCTATTATCGCGCTGCGATGGACCATTTCGAGGACAACAAGGGCCATGAATGGGCGTTCAAGGCGGACGCAACGTATGATTTCGGCGACGACAGCTTCCTGAAGAAGGCCAAGGTCGGTGCACGCTATGCCGACCGCGACCAGACGGTGCGGTATTCGCTGTATAACTGGGGCGTGCTGAGCGAAGTCTGGGATGGGTCGGGTCCCGTCACCTTTGCGGACACCAACTCGAACGGCTACGGCCTGTTCAGCTTCGATAATGTGTTCCGCGGCGACGGTCCGTCCGGGCTCGGCGCAAATTACATCAACGGAAATCCGGCATCCAGCTACGATGCCATCACCGCACAGGCACAGGCGGTCAATGCAATCTGGCGCAACCAGAAGGGTGCGAATTCGGGCGGATGGACGCCTGCCGCCCAGCGCGCGGGCGTGGTCGCCGGCACCAGCTTCCTGCCGAGCGAGGTTTACACCAATTCCGAAGAGACCAAAGCTGCATACGCCCGGCTCGACTTCGGTACGCAGGGCAACGACCTGTTCGGAGGCCTGAAGGTCTCGGGTAACGTCGGCCTCCGCTACATCCAGACGACGGACAAGGCGAACGGCTTCTTCACGTTCCCGACGCGCAACCAGATCATCGGCAGCGCTGCCAGCGTCGCGACCTTCTGTGGCCAGCCCGCACAGACGAGCCCGTTCTGCGGCCTTACATCGGCGCAGCAGCAGGACGTTCTGACGTTTTCCAATGGAACCGCGATCAACCAGACGACACGCAACCGCTTCGATCACTTCCTGCCGAGCTTCAACCTCAAGGTTGGCATCACGCCGAACCTGATCTCGCGCTTCGCCTATTCGAAGGCGATCTCGCGGCCGGGCTTCGAGCAGTTGCAGAGCACGACCCTGATCGCACCGACCAGCGGGCTTTCGGTGTTCCAGCTCGAAGGCGGCAGCCGGAATTCCAATCCGTTCCTGAAACCCGTCGAGGCGAACCAGTTCGATCTCACCGCGGAATGGTATTTCGCAAAGGTCGGGTCGTTGACCGCGGCGGCGTTTTACAAGGATCTGTCGAACGTCATCGTCGCGAACGTGGCGCAAACCCGCTCGATCACGAACAAGGGCATCACCCAGAACGTGTTGTTCGTGGCGCCACAGAACGCGGACAGCCACAGCAACGTGAAGGGCTTCGAAGTCGCCTATCAGCAGACCTATGATTTCCTTCCGGGGCTGCTGTCTGGGCTCGGCGTGCAGGCCAACTATACCTTTGTCGACCCGTCCAACATCCCGCAGGGCCGCGGCGCACAGGCCACTTCGCCGACCACGACGATCGACGTCTCTCGCCTGCCGCTCGAAGGGCTTTCGCGCCATACGATCAACGGCACGCTATTCTATGAAAAGGGACCATTGTCGTTGCGCGCCGCGTACAACTGGCGATCGAGGTATTTGCTGACGATCCGTGACGAGATCGCGCCATTCCTGCCGATCTATGCCAGTGCGTTCGGGCAGCTCGACGGGACGATCCTGTACTCGGTCAACGACAACTTCAAGATCGGGTTCCAGGGGGTAAATCTCCTCGACAGCACGACGAAGACGGAATCGGTCGTCAATGCCGAGGGGCTGCGCGCGCCGCGCAGTTACTTCAAGAACGATCGTCGATTCTCGCTGACCACGCGGCTGAAGTTCTAA
- a CDS encoding glycoside hydrolase family 5 protein has product MLFRYVLGAAVALAAPTVAYSHDGVAKAAIRTSDSPATATGPAWRTASRLHRGVNIIGYDPLWDDPQKARFKPRHFRIIKQGGFDFVRVVLQSFKHMDAGNRLDPKWLATLDGVVKDATAAGLSVILDEHDFNLCSEAPDACEPRLIAFWEQIGARYRDAPDSVLFELLNEPHAPLDGPRWNAMLSRLIPAVRATNPGRTLVVGPTRWNNLEELPGLELPKSDRNILVTFHSYEPFRFTHQGAPWSPETAGLKDVPFTAADEARIKADYDKVGAWSRANDRPVLMGEFGAYEKSGTPIEARARYTATVRREAEAHGFPWAYWQFDSDFILYDIDKGRWVEPIRKALIPEQR; this is encoded by the coding sequence GTGCTCTTCAGATATGTGTTGGGTGCGGCGGTGGCCCTCGCCGCTCCGACTGTCGCTTACTCGCATGACGGCGTCGCAAAAGCAGCGATACGGACATCCGACAGTCCGGCGACGGCGACCGGGCCGGCATGGCGCACCGCGTCGCGCCTCCACCGCGGCGTCAACATCATCGGATACGATCCGCTGTGGGACGATCCCCAGAAGGCACGGTTCAAGCCGCGTCATTTCCGGATCATCAAGCAGGGCGGGTTCGATTTCGTCCGGGTCGTGCTCCAGTCCTTCAAGCACATGGATGCCGGAAACCGCCTCGATCCGAAGTGGCTCGCAACGCTCGATGGTGTCGTCAAGGACGCGACCGCCGCCGGTTTGAGCGTCATTCTCGACGAGCACGACTTCAACCTGTGCTCGGAAGCGCCGGACGCGTGCGAACCCAGGCTGATCGCGTTCTGGGAACAGATCGGGGCACGCTATCGCGACGCGCCGGACAGCGTTCTGTTCGAATTGCTGAACGAGCCGCACGCGCCTCTGGATGGTCCCCGGTGGAACGCGATGCTGAGCAGGCTCATCCCTGCTGTACGCGCGACAAATCCGGGCCGGACGCTCGTCGTGGGGCCAACCCGCTGGAACAATCTGGAAGAACTGCCCGGACTCGAACTGCCCAAATCCGACCGGAACATTCTCGTCACCTTCCACTCGTACGAGCCTTTCCGATTCACCCACCAGGGGGCACCTTGGTCGCCGGAAACCGCCGGACTGAAGGACGTGCCCTTCACAGCCGCCGACGAGGCGAGGATCAAGGCCGATTACGACAAGGTCGGTGCATGGTCGCGCGCGAACGACCGCCCCGTACTGATGGGCGAGTTCGGCGCGTATGAGAAAAGCGGCACGCCAATTGAGGCACGTGCCCGTTACACGGCGACCGTCCGCCGCGAGGCCGAGGCGCATGGCTTCCCATGGGCGTATTGGCAGTTCGACAGCGACTTCATCCTGTACGACATCGACAAGGGTCGTTGGGTAGAGCCGATACGCAAGGCGCTTATACCCGAGCAACGGTAA
- a CDS encoding tryptophan halogenase family protein, giving the protein MGGGTAGWMTAAALAAVAGRSVAEVHLVESEEIGIVGVGEATLPHIRAFNTRLGIDEAEFMRATGATFKLGIEFCDWARIGDSYIHPFGAFGHDVDGVGFHHYLSRAGQIATLPDYSLPVVAARHAKFAPPLEDPRSLLSTFGYAYQFDATRYAPFLRARAERQGVTRTEGRVVDVERSATGDVVAVVLDDGQRITGDLFIDCSGFRSLLLGQAMGEPFEDWSHWLPCDRAVAVPCADAGTLKPYTTATAMPAGWRWRIPLQHRVGNGYVYSSAHIDDGVAQDALLRSIESTPLADPRMLRFKAGRRARSWVGNVIGVGLAGGFLEPLESTSIYLIQLAITQLLELFPATPISPIDRDAFNRVVDLEYDRIRDFLILHYHATTRDDSPFWDHVRTMDVPDTLAEKMTLFRQRGRVMTYREGVFLEPSWIAVYLGQGVVPKGYDQRADRPSDAALVQALARLRTKTRDAVMTMPDHAAYIAQSGAAAA; this is encoded by the coding sequence GTGGGCGGCGGTACCGCAGGCTGGATGACTGCCGCTGCGCTTGCGGCCGTTGCCGGCCGATCGGTCGCGGAGGTCCACCTCGTCGAGTCCGAAGAGATCGGCATCGTCGGTGTCGGCGAGGCTACGCTGCCCCATATCCGAGCCTTCAACACGCGCTTGGGTATCGACGAGGCGGAGTTCATGCGAGCGACCGGCGCGACGTTCAAGCTCGGCATCGAGTTCTGCGACTGGGCGCGGATCGGCGACAGCTATATCCATCCGTTCGGCGCCTTCGGACACGATGTCGACGGGGTAGGATTCCACCATTATCTCAGCCGTGCCGGACAGATTGCCACGCTTCCGGATTATTCGCTGCCGGTCGTCGCCGCCCGCCACGCGAAGTTCGCGCCGCCCCTGGAGGATCCGCGCTCGTTGTTGTCGACCTTTGGCTACGCCTATCAGTTCGACGCGACGCGCTACGCTCCGTTTCTCCGCGCTCGGGCCGAGCGGCAGGGGGTGACGCGAACCGAAGGACGCGTGGTCGATGTCGAACGGAGCGCCACGGGTGATGTCGTGGCGGTCGTGCTCGACGACGGCCAACGAATTACGGGCGACCTGTTCATCGACTGCTCGGGGTTCCGATCGCTGTTACTGGGACAGGCGATGGGCGAGCCGTTCGAGGACTGGTCGCATTGGCTGCCTTGCGACCGTGCAGTCGCAGTGCCCTGCGCCGACGCTGGAACGCTGAAGCCCTACACTACGGCAACCGCGATGCCTGCCGGCTGGCGATGGCGTATTCCGCTCCAGCACCGGGTCGGCAACGGCTATGTCTACTCGTCCGCGCACATCGACGACGGCGTCGCGCAGGACGCCTTGCTGCGATCGATCGAAAGCACGCCGCTGGCGGACCCGCGCATGCTGCGTTTCAAGGCGGGCCGGAGAGCGCGCAGCTGGGTCGGGAACGTCATCGGCGTCGGACTCGCCGGCGGCTTTCTTGAGCCACTGGAATCGACGAGCATTTATCTCATCCAGCTGGCGATTACCCAGTTGCTCGAGCTGTTCCCCGCCACGCCGATCTCGCCGATCGACCGCGATGCGTTCAACCGGGTAGTCGATCTGGAATACGACCGTATCCGCGACTTCCTGATCCTGCATTACCATGCGACGACGCGCGACGATTCACCGTTCTGGGATCATGTTAGGACGATGGACGTACCCGACACGCTCGCGGAGAAAATGACGTTGTTCCGCCAGCGGGGGCGCGTGATGACCTACCGTGAAGGCGTATTCCTCGAGCCGAGCTGGATTGCCGTGTATCTCGGGCAGGGCGTGGTGCCGAAAGGATATGACCAGCGTGCGGACCGGCCGTCCGATGCCGCGCTGGTCCAGGCGCTGGCACGGCTGCGCACCAAAACGCGGGACGCTGTCATGACCATGCCCGATCACGCCGCCTATATCGCGCAATCGGGGGCGGCGGCTGCATGA
- a CDS encoding tryptophan 7-halogenase, producing the protein MSDTRIRTIAVVGDGVAGWSAAAALKARVPGISVALIPVAELRPGFVDLFGGASPSIGEFHTDIGLDERDVLTRTGASIRLGTRFVRWSGADYTHAYGPAGMPVDGVPFATLWEGLGGTEPFDSFAPAAALAAAGRFVPPRAGLLGGYANGLQLDPPVYRRFIEAYARHLGVVVTASGLRQAETDGDRVTALHLDDGGRLEADLYIDATNADAHLITQFGDDWQDWSPWLPGDSFVQRRGTSDAEPGDRFLSPLEQVEAIDGGWRLTSCLPGRTDTAIVYASGVRAEPGDVRRFRSGRRSRAWIGNVVAIGEADCVVEPLEAAPLHVLHTQIDRLVASLPDRDFDEVELAYYNRETGQEADRLRDFLILHYATSDRPEPFWQAARDATLPPELAETLTLFRERGRLPIRDGESFDRDSWHAVLLGQGILPRRGDVLAAAIDPKRARAAMADFRTRLSKAVAAAPTHRAYLASLRTNA; encoded by the coding sequence ATGAGCGATACGCGCATCAGGACGATCGCGGTGGTCGGTGACGGCGTTGCGGGCTGGAGCGCCGCGGCTGCGTTGAAGGCGCGTGTCCCCGGTATCTCGGTCGCATTGATCCCGGTCGCGGAACTGCGTCCCGGCTTCGTCGACCTGTTCGGCGGCGCATCACCGTCGATCGGGGAGTTCCACACGGACATCGGGTTGGACGAGCGCGATGTCCTGACGCGGACCGGCGCGAGCATACGGCTCGGCACCCGGTTCGTGAGGTGGAGCGGGGCCGACTATACCCACGCCTACGGCCCTGCCGGGATGCCTGTCGATGGTGTGCCCTTTGCCACGCTGTGGGAAGGCCTGGGTGGCACCGAGCCCTTCGATAGCTTTGCACCGGCGGCCGCGTTGGCGGCAGCGGGTCGGTTCGTACCGCCGCGCGCGGGCTTGCTCGGTGGCTATGCCAATGGGCTGCAGCTCGATCCACCGGTCTATCGCCGGTTCATCGAAGCCTATGCCCGACATTTGGGTGTCGTGGTGACTGCCAGCGGGCTGCGACAAGCCGAGACGGACGGTGATCGCGTAACGGCACTTCACCTGGACGATGGAGGGCGTCTGGAGGCGGACCTCTACATCGACGCGACCAACGCCGATGCGCACCTTATCACCCAGTTCGGCGACGATTGGCAGGATTGGTCGCCGTGGTTGCCGGGCGACAGTTTCGTCCAGAGGCGCGGGACATCGGATGCCGAGCCTGGTGATCGGTTCCTGTCACCTCTTGAGCAGGTCGAAGCGATCGATGGCGGATGGCGCCTGACATCGTGCCTGCCCGGCAGAACCGATACGGCCATCGTCTATGCAAGCGGCGTGCGCGCCGAGCCGGGTGACGTTCGGCGGTTCCGCAGCGGAAGGCGATCGCGCGCCTGGATCGGCAATGTCGTGGCGATCGGCGAGGCTGATTGCGTCGTCGAACCGCTCGAAGCCGCACCGCTCCACGTCTTGCATACGCAGATCGACCGACTGGTCGCGTCGCTGCCCGACCGCGATTTCGACGAGGTCGAGCTGGCGTATTATAACCGTGAGACGGGACAGGAGGCGGATCGCCTCCGCGATTTCCTGATCCTGCACTACGCGACGTCCGATCGACCGGAGCCGTTTTGGCAGGCGGCGCGAGACGCCACGTTGCCGCCGGAGCTGGCCGAGACGCTCACCCTGTTTCGCGAGCGCGGGCGTTTGCCGATCCGCGATGGCGAAAGCTTCGATCGCGATAGCTGGCACGCGGTGCTGCTTGGACAAGGTATCCTGCCCCGACGCGGCGACGTTTTGGCCGCTGCTATCGATCCGAAGCGTGCGCGCGCCGCGATGGCGGATTTTCGAACGCGGTTGTCGAAGGCGGTCGCCGCCGCCCCGACACACCGCGCGTATCTGGCAAGCTTGAGGACCAACGCATGA